The window CGGTCAGCTTTTGAAAATAACCGCCATTATAGGACGCAGCGGCGGGGTGGGCACTTAAAAGCTCGGGGCCTATGTGAGGCGGCGACCCATAGGCTGAAAATTCTGACGCCCAGCATGGCCGGCTCGGCCGCTTGCCGCTTCGTGCGGAGCTGAGAGCTGATACCAGGCCGCGACGGCTCATCGCCGATCGGTGGTTGCATCTTCGGGGGAAGCGACGACCTCCGAGCTCAGGCCCATCGACTTGAGTCGCCGGCGGATACGCCGCAGGTCCCAATAGTTCACCGTCCTGGACAGGCCTGAGATCGCGACGAGCCTCGCGCCGTCGGTCGTGAATCCCAGCCATCGCGTCCGGTCCGAATGAGGCGCCTCGAGCCGCATCACGGTCCGACCCGTCGTGCCGTCGATCAGGTGAATGACGCCCGGCGACGACTCCAGGGCAGCGGTCCTGAGGTCCGGAGAGAACGCCACGTCGCTCGGAAAGGAGACGATGTCGCGGCCGATCCGCCGGACGACCTCGAAGGAGACCGAGTCGATGAGGTTGAACTCGTAGGCGTTGCTCACGACCAGCGTGCGACCGTCCATCGAGTACGCCGCGTGATTCATGCGGCCGAGGGGGAATTGCTTGACGCAGGCGCCCGACCGGACGTCCCACACCCTGGCGAACGGGGTATGCCAGCCGCTCGTCGTCGCCCAGCGGCCGTCGGGGCTCAGGGCCGCCCGGGTCAGCGCCGGATGGGGGCCCAGGACGCGTCGCCGCGACTCGTCGTCCAGGTCGATGACCAGGGCCTCTCCCGAGGCCTCGCACGCGACGACGATCTGGTTCGCGTTCTTGGCGACGTTCATGGTGCTCGGGACGAATGGAAGGTCGATCGTCCTGGGCTCTCCGAGCCTCAGACGTTCGCCGCCCGCCTCGCCCTCGACGATCGGCCATCGGCGAATCCCGCCGGCGCCGCACGTGAGCAGTTCAAGGCCCGAGCGCCCTCGGATGAATCGGGCCGACACCGTGTCGCCGATCGCGAATGAGGCCTCCACGCGGCCCGAGTCCAGGTCCCAGGCGCGGACGCCGTCGACGGTCCCGACGACGAGGAGCCCGTCCTCGTCGATGTCTCCTTCGGCCGGACCCTTCGGGACGTCGCAGATCGGCGTCCGGTAATCCCGCGCGTCGGAGGCTTCGATCAGCCGAGCCTCGCCGTCGATCACGGTGCACCCGCAGAGGGTCCCGTCGCGGCTGAAGCGGGCCCCGAAGATCGTGCTTGGCCAGAAGAGCAGCGGTCGCCCGGTCCTGACCTCCCAGATCCGCCCCGTCCCGTCCCAGGAGAGGGTCAGCAGGAGGTGACCCTCGGGGTGGAACACGACGCGTTCGACGTCTTGCGTATGCCCCTCCATGGTGGCGATCGGCCGGCCGGAGGCGACGTCCCAGACCTGCGCGACGTTCCGGGGCAGTCCGAAACCGATCGCCAGGAGTCGGCCTCCGGGGTCCCAGGCGATCCTGCGGATCGCCCAGCCGGCGTCGGTTTCGAATGAAGAGATCCGAGATCCGGTCTCGGAATCCCAGACGACGACCAGGCCGGATTCGCCGACGTCGGCCGCCGTCGCGAGCCGTCGGCCGTCCGGGTGGAATGCGATGAGGCGCGGGGGCCTCGCCGGCGATGGGAGGCGTCGCGCCTCGCTTCCGGACGGCAGGTCGTGGATCCTGATCGAGCCGTCCGCGGAGACGAAGGCGAAGCGCCCGCCGTCCTCGGAGAAGGCGAGGGTCGCGCCGGCGAGCGGCCCGGGGAAGAGCGGTCGCGCCGCATCGACGCCCCAGATCCTCAGCCCCTCGCCCGCCGACCCGATGGCGAGGAATCGGCCGTCCGGGCTGAACTGGAAGTCCACCAGCTCCCGTCCCAGGGGGGGGATCTTCAGGATTTCGGCGTCGTCCTCCATCCGACGGACGCTGGCGCCGCCCGCCTCGTCGAGTCGGGCGTAGCGATCGTACGAGGAGGGGAATTCGATCGTGCGGGTCCCGTCGGGCCATGGGATGGAGCGTCGACCCGGCCGGAGGTCGGGCAACGCCATGCAGGCGACGGCCTCGTCGCGGAGGGCCTCGAGGGTCTCGGCGGGCATATCCATCGCCTTGGCGATCCGGGTCGCTTCGGCGATGGCTTCCAGGCCTCCGAGCCGCTGCCCGGGCCTTCGGCCGTAGCGTCCCGCCTGGGCCCGTGCGAGCTGCGACTGGACGAGTTTCTCCAGCGCGTCGCGCTTGGCGTCGCGCTCGGCCTGCCGGGCCATGCCGGTCCGCTCCAGCTGGTCGTTCAGCCGCCCGGCCGAGAGGACCGCGCCCACGGCGACGAGCAGCAGCAAGGCGAGGGCGGAGGCGACGGCCGTCGATAGCGCGGGGTTCCGTCGGCAGGATCGCCAGGCCCGTTCGGGCGGCGTGGCCCGACGGGCCGCGATCGGCCGGTCCCCGAGGAATCGGCCCAGGTCGTCGCGGAGCTCCGAGGCCGACCTGTAGCGGCGACGCGGGTCCTTGGCGATCGCCTTCAGGATGATCGTCTCGAGGTCGCGGGGGATGGTCGGGATCAGCTTCCTCGGCCGCGGCGGCTCTTCGTCGAGGATACGCCGGACGAGCCGACCGCGAGGCCCCCCGGGAAAAGCCGGCCGCAGGGTGAGCAATTCGTACAGGGTCAGTCCCAGGCCGTAGACGTCGCTGCCGGGCTCGGTGCTCCCGTTGAGTCGCTCGGGGGCGAGGTATCGGACCGTCCCGACGAGGTCCCCCGACATGGTCAAGTCGGCGGCGTCCACGAGCTTGGC of the Paludisphaera mucosa genome contains:
- a CDS encoding WD40 repeat domain-containing serine/threonine-protein kinase, producing the protein MSAAPRDDGDAGSEADPLIELAGEFAERHRRGEQPSLSEFAERFPHEAERIHQLFPAMILLERHLDGGPRLVPPPPPGRLGEYRIVREIGQGGMGVVYEAVQESLGRHVALKVLPMRLTLDARALERFRREARIAAQLHHTNIVPVFGVGESDGIHYFAMQFIQGRNLASLLEALRAGEASPHALLPDSGDGPEVDAAAGRKPCYYHDVARIGVQVADALAYAHQQGVLHRDVKPANLLLDAQGTAWVTDFGLAKLVDAADLTMSGDLVGTVRYLAPERLNGSTEPGSDVYGLGLTLYELLTLRPAFPGGPRGRLVRRILDEEPPRPRKLIPTIPRDLETIILKAIAKDPRRRYRSASELRDDLGRFLGDRPIAARRATPPERAWRSCRRNPALSTAVASALALLLLVAVGAVLSAGRLNDQLERTGMARQAERDAKRDALEKLVQSQLARAQAGRYGRRPGQRLGGLEAIAEATRIAKAMDMPAETLEALRDEAVACMALPDLRPGRRSIPWPDGTRTIEFPSSYDRYARLDEAGGASVRRMEDDAEILKIPPLGRELVDFQFSPDGRFLAIGSAGEGLRIWGVDAARPLFPGPLAGATLAFSEDGGRFAFVSADGSIRIHDLPSGSEARRLPSPARPPRLIAFHPDGRRLATAADVGESGLVVVWDSETGSRISSFETDAGWAIRRIAWDPGGRLLAIGFGLPRNVAQVWDVASGRPIATMEGHTQDVERVVFHPEGHLLLTLSWDGTGRIWEVRTGRPLLFWPSTIFGARFSRDGTLCGCTVIDGEARLIEASDARDYRTPICDVPKGPAEGDIDEDGLLVVGTVDGVRAWDLDSGRVEASFAIGDTVSARFIRGRSGLELLTCGAGGIRRWPIVEGEAGGERLRLGEPRTIDLPFVPSTMNVAKNANQIVVACEASGEALVIDLDDESRRRVLGPHPALTRAALSPDGRWATTSGWHTPFARVWDVRSGACVKQFPLGRMNHAAYSMDGRTLVVSNAYEFNLIDSVSFEVVRRIGRDIVSFPSDVAFSPDLRTAALESSPGVIHLIDGTTGRTVMRLEAPHSDRTRWLGFTTDGARLVAISGLSRTVNYWDLRRIRRRLKSMGLSSEVVASPEDATTDRR